One Paraburkholderia kururiensis DNA window includes the following coding sequences:
- a CDS encoding tyrosine-type recombinase/integrase codes for MPNRLTHVAHTDRRQLTAAEFHQLGNVPPEAEWFANLDNPRTRRAYQIDLRDFMAFTGIAQADEFRTVTRAHVLAWRKRLEARQLSGATIRRKLAALSSLFDYLCERNAVLLNPVAGVKRPRGNSNEGKTPALGDHQARALLGAPDPDTLKGKRDRAMLAVLLYHGLRREELCLLKVRDIHDRRGVPHLRIHGKGNKLRHVPLHPASAERLHTYLESAGHGASPESPLFQPIRPTGSAMTGDGVYKCVRRYATLAGIAIDSLGVHGLRATAATNALEHEADIAKVQEWLGHANIATTRLYDRRQSRPEDSPTFKVTY; via the coding sequence GTGCCGAACAGACTGACCCACGTCGCACACACCGACAGACGACAACTGACTGCCGCCGAATTCCACCAGCTCGGGAACGTGCCGCCTGAGGCCGAATGGTTCGCCAACCTTGACAACCCACGCACACGCCGCGCGTACCAAATCGATCTGCGCGACTTCATGGCCTTCACCGGCATCGCGCAGGCAGACGAGTTTCGTACCGTCACGCGCGCGCATGTGCTCGCATGGCGCAAGCGTCTCGAAGCTCGTCAGCTGTCCGGCGCGACGATCCGGCGCAAACTCGCCGCGTTGTCCTCATTGTTCGATTACCTGTGTGAACGCAACGCGGTCCTGCTGAATCCCGTCGCCGGCGTGAAGAGGCCCCGAGGTAATAGCAACGAAGGCAAGACGCCTGCGCTTGGCGACCACCAGGCCCGCGCGCTGCTCGGCGCGCCAGATCCAGATACGTTGAAAGGCAAGCGCGACCGTGCGATGCTCGCCGTGCTGCTCTATCACGGCCTGCGTCGCGAGGAACTGTGTTTGCTGAAGGTGCGCGACATCCACGATCGGCGCGGCGTGCCGCATCTGCGCATTCACGGCAAGGGAAACAAGCTGCGGCATGTGCCGTTGCACCCGGCCAGCGCAGAGCGGCTGCACACATACCTCGAATCGGCAGGGCATGGCGCATCGCCCGAATCGCCACTGTTCCAGCCGATACGACCAACCGGTTCCGCAATGACGGGCGACGGCGTGTACAAATGCGTCCGGAGATACGCGACGCTGGCAGGCATCGCCATAGACAGCCTCGGCGTCCACGGGCTGCGTGCGACGGCCGCAACGAACGCGCTCGAACATGAGGCCGACATCGCGAAGGTTCAGGAATGGCTCGGGCACGCGAACATCGCCACGACCCGGCTCTATGACCGGCGCCAGAGTCGCCCCGAAGATTCGCCAACGTTCAAGGTGACGTACTGA
- a CDS encoding peptidyl-prolyl cis-trans isomerase, with protein sequence MLAAGVAVPAMAQTASAPAAVLPVGTVATVNGVAIPQSQLDEAVRVAAQVAHQPDTPQLRQALKQQLIARELFRQNAEKAGYGSKPEVQQAIEAAKTNAETQLYLKDSIHAAPVTDEQVKARYDQIVASLGKNEYKPRVIAVPDAMTAATVLSELKAGKRFDVLAQQYSVAPSKANGGELPWVSFKTPVTEGRTQGLPLPVAQAITQLPAGGVTPESIPVGSTRLIVKLDAKRPTQVPAFDAVKETIRQQLQALALEKAAADFTAGLLKGATVQQ encoded by the coding sequence ATGCTTGCGGCCGGCGTCGCTGTACCCGCAATGGCGCAGACCGCGTCTGCCCCCGCCGCTGTGCTGCCGGTGGGCACGGTGGCCACCGTCAATGGCGTGGCGATCCCGCAGTCGCAGCTCGATGAAGCCGTGCGCGTCGCGGCCCAGGTGGCGCACCAGCCCGACACGCCCCAACTGCGCCAGGCGCTCAAACAGCAACTGATCGCGCGCGAGCTGTTCCGTCAGAACGCGGAGAAGGCGGGCTACGGTTCGAAGCCGGAAGTCCAGCAGGCGATCGAAGCGGCAAAGACCAATGCCGAAACACAGCTGTACCTGAAGGACAGCATCCATGCCGCGCCGGTGACCGATGAGCAGGTGAAGGCGCGTTACGACCAGATCGTGGCGTCGCTGGGCAAGAACGAGTACAAGCCGCGCGTGATCGCGGTGCCTGACGCGATGACTGCGGCGACCGTGCTCAGCGAGCTGAAGGCGGGCAAGCGCTTTGACGTACTCGCCCAGCAGTACAGCGTGGCGCCGAGCAAGGCGAATGGCGGCGAGCTGCCGTGGGTGAGCTTCAAGACGCCCGTTACGGAGGGCAGGACGCAGGGCTTGCCGCTACCCGTTGCGCAAGCCATCACGCAGTTGCCGGCGGGCGGCGTGACGCCCGAGTCGATTCCGGTCGGTAGCACGAGGCTGATCGTAAAACTCGATGCGAAGCGGCCAACGCAGGTGCCGGCGTTCGACGCCGTGAAGGAGACGATCCGGCAGCAGTTGCAGGCGCTCGCGCTGGAGAAGGCCGCGGCCGACTTCACGGCAGGGCTGCTGAAGGGCGCGACGGTCCAGCAGTAG
- a CDS encoding ShlB/FhaC/HecB family hemolysin secretion/activation protein: MALPAFAQTPPAAPPALPPGTAPRPIQDPGQQLIDEQREQARQRQLAQPPASISVAPQAPETTLDIPPDTPVDQIVETGPTFPVSRIVLAEPDGRPYTPLPGVPRAKLDAIVAPFTGHALGSHRVNVLLKRLTDAFVAEGYVTTRALLGPQNLGSGTLTVTVQVGRIGGFRVNGEPVYRLKKDEKAAGGGWLTDAGYENAFPAAPGDALRLEDIDQGVSQINRLRRNQAEVQILPGQSPGESVVAVGNRSGDRLYYSLGVDNYGSSTTGVTRYRAGVEADNLIGLQESLSLNFIDSLDSNALVGSLAIPFGRHTFSYTLSDSEYQQVVGTTALLWGRTLSHILGWNYTLLRSQADIVNLDATLSWRRTDRELNGSIDLNPQRIAVLRTGANWLHRFALNGSAGNVTLDGGVSQGLPWLEADHDAHGIARTDAHSQFTKFDMTATYTLPLPSIARVQLAYRGALGGQYTNVALFGSEQLYLGGMDTIRGFRSGEIAGDRGIWSRNELAWVNTPAWHDGRVEPYVFLDAGKANLVAVPGFPSLVGVGAGLRAQWQWHKQMLSGELLAGRALTQPAVLGPKATLVLGTLNWTY, from the coding sequence GTGGCGCTGCCGGCGTTCGCGCAGACGCCGCCTGCGGCTCCGCCGGCGCTGCCGCCCGGCACGGCGCCGCGGCCCATCCAGGACCCCGGCCAGCAGCTGATCGACGAGCAGCGCGAACAGGCGCGCCAGCGCCAGCTCGCCCAGCCGCCCGCGTCGATCTCGGTGGCGCCGCAGGCGCCGGAGACGACGCTCGACATCCCGCCCGATACCCCGGTCGACCAGATCGTGGAGACCGGCCCCACGTTTCCGGTCAGCCGCATCGTGCTCGCGGAACCGGATGGCCGCCCGTACACGCCGCTGCCCGGCGTGCCGCGCGCGAAGCTCGACGCCATCGTCGCGCCGTTCACCGGCCACGCGCTGGGCTCGCACCGCGTCAACGTGCTGCTGAAACGCCTGACCGATGCCTTCGTCGCCGAAGGCTACGTCACCACGCGCGCGCTGCTCGGTCCGCAGAACCTGGGCTCGGGCACGCTCACGGTGACGGTCCAGGTGGGCCGCATCGGCGGCTTCAGGGTGAACGGCGAGCCGGTGTACCGCCTGAAGAAGGACGAAAAGGCGGCCGGAGGCGGCTGGCTGACCGACGCCGGCTACGAAAACGCCTTCCCCGCGGCACCTGGCGACGCACTGCGGCTGGAGGACATCGACCAGGGCGTCTCACAGATCAACCGGCTGCGCCGCAACCAGGCCGAGGTGCAGATCCTGCCGGGCCAGAGCCCCGGCGAGTCGGTGGTGGCGGTCGGCAACCGGTCCGGCGACCGGCTCTACTACAGCCTGGGTGTCGACAACTACGGCAGTTCCACGACGGGCGTGACACGCTACCGCGCCGGTGTCGAGGCGGACAACCTGATCGGCCTGCAGGAATCGCTGAGCCTGAACTTCATCGACAGCCTGGACAGCAATGCGCTGGTGGGGTCGCTCGCCATCCCGTTCGGGCGACATACCTTCAGCTACACGCTGTCGGACTCGGAATACCAGCAGGTAGTGGGTACCACCGCGCTGCTGTGGGGCCGCACGCTGAGCCACATCCTCGGCTGGAACTACACGCTGCTGCGCTCGCAGGCCGACATCGTGAACCTCGATGCGACGCTGTCGTGGCGGCGCACGGACCGCGAGCTGAACGGGAGCATCGACCTGAACCCGCAGCGGATTGCCGTGCTGCGCACGGGCGCAAACTGGCTGCACAGGTTCGCGCTCAACGGGTCGGCGGGCAACGTCACGCTCGATGGCGGCGTATCGCAGGGCCTGCCGTGGCTGGAGGCCGACCACGACGCGCACGGCATCGCGCGCACCGATGCGCACAGCCAGTTCACGAAGTTCGACATGACGGCCACGTATACGCTGCCGCTGCCGTCCATCGCGCGGGTGCAGCTGGCGTACCGTGGCGCGCTGGGCGGCCAGTACACGAACGTGGCGCTGTTCGGCTCGGAGCAGCTGTACCTGGGCGGCATGGATACGATCCGCGGCTTCCGCTCGGGCGAGATCGCGGGCGACCGGGGCATCTGGTCGCGCAACGAACTCGCGTGGGTGAATACGCCCGCGTGGCACGATGGCCGCGTCGAACCCTACGTGTTTCTCGATGCGGGCAAGGCGAACCTGGTTGCCGTGCCGGGTTTCCCGTCGCTGGTGGGGGTAGGCGCGGGCCTGCGCGCGCAGTGGCAATGGCATAAACAGATGCTGTCGGGCGAGCTGCTTGCCGGACGCGCACTCACGCAGCCGGCCGTCCTCGGGCCGAAGGCGACCCTCGTTCTTGGAACACTCAACTGGACCTACTGA
- a CDS encoding filamentous hemagglutinin N-terminal domain-containing protein, whose product MCLTGIAQAAGIVADGGTATSVSTAANGYQTVAIAPATGGVSHNTYSSFNVSSAGADLNNTGINARTIVNEVTSTNPSLIQGAIAVLGPRANVILANPNGITVDGGSFVNAGHVVLSTGQVSFSDLTLSPGNIQRNVVLATSGGTITIGPGGLSGTLVNLDLVAKRLAVNGPVTNDFTSSAGGVRATIGSSTTAWDTGFSPSDNGHDWLIGTTTPGSTASGLAVDITAAGGLTGGRVQLIVTDQGAGVRNLGKLYASAGDVVVSGTGDITTVDGSIRAEHDVAITTPGTVSLQGGQMTAANSVTVKAGTITLSDDATGPSTLAAAAGSVGLTATGDISNTGSVVQAGGVAADGTATGGNVTLTAGGSITNRSTHDNLGIVFAANGDAQLAAQGDIVNDNARILSNQGATLAAQGDVLNIIDHTGGTNGGQPVAYSHQGGSFLFLTHTTSGFDVDYGSVTEPSQLAYIASTAGPVTISGHNVTNSGGIIQSNGGDITIHADDAFTNAAVFSGQASYSRGCWIFCHASASSTVQPYGGTIQSGSNIAITAGSVARNIGGNVFAQGDIDVTAPVTYAQGVTGYSAISQQRGFKAFFGSTWAQIIAADVGGGFAANGAVYLTGDAIIDGGSISALKGVSATGTITTVRAPSRTPVQIGQHLGLTTWIGY is encoded by the coding sequence ATGTGCCTAACGGGCATCGCACAGGCCGCCGGCATCGTCGCCGACGGCGGCACCGCAACTTCGGTGAGCACGGCCGCCAACGGCTACCAGACGGTTGCCATTGCTCCCGCCACAGGCGGCGTCTCGCACAACACCTATTCGTCGTTCAACGTCTCGTCCGCCGGCGCCGACCTGAACAACACCGGCATCAACGCCCGCACGATCGTCAACGAGGTGACGAGCACGAACCCCTCGCTCATCCAGGGGGCGATCGCCGTGCTGGGCCCGCGTGCGAACGTGATCCTGGCGAACCCCAACGGCATTACCGTCGATGGCGGCAGCTTCGTGAACGCCGGCCACGTGGTGCTGTCGACGGGGCAGGTGAGCTTCAGCGACCTCACGCTCTCGCCCGGCAACATCCAGCGCAACGTTGTGCTCGCCACCAGCGGCGGCACCATCACGATCGGTCCCGGCGGCCTGTCCGGCACGCTCGTGAACCTGGATCTCGTGGCGAAGCGCCTCGCGGTCAACGGTCCGGTCACGAACGACTTCACCAGCTCGGCGGGCGGCGTGCGCGCCACCATCGGCAGCAGCACGACCGCGTGGGATACGGGCTTCTCGCCTTCGGACAACGGCCACGACTGGCTCATCGGCACCACCACTCCTGGCAGCACGGCCTCGGGGCTTGCCGTCGACATCACGGCCGCCGGCGGCCTCACGGGCGGCCGTGTGCAGCTCATCGTGACGGACCAGGGCGCAGGCGTGCGCAACCTCGGGAAACTGTACGCGAGCGCGGGCGACGTGGTGGTCTCAGGCACCGGCGACATCACCACGGTAGACGGCTCCATCCGGGCCGAACACGACGTCGCCATCACCACACCCGGCACCGTTTCGCTGCAGGGCGGGCAGATGACCGCGGCGAACAGCGTCACGGTAAAGGCGGGGACGATCACGCTTTCCGACGATGCGACCGGACCGTCGACCCTGGCCGCAGCCGCAGGATCAGTCGGCCTCACCGCCACAGGCGACATCTCGAACACCGGCAGCGTGGTCCAGGCCGGTGGTGTCGCGGCGGACGGTACGGCCACGGGTGGCAACGTCACGCTCACCGCGGGCGGCAGCATCACGAACCGCTCGACCCATGACAACCTCGGCATCGTCTTTGCCGCGAACGGCGATGCGCAGCTCGCCGCCCAGGGCGACATCGTCAACGACAACGCCCGCATCCTCTCCAACCAGGGTGCGACGCTCGCCGCGCAGGGCGATGTGCTCAACATCATCGACCACACGGGCGGCACCAATGGTGGACAGCCCGTCGCGTACTCGCACCAGGGCGGCAGCTTCCTGTTCCTGACCCACACCACGAGCGGCTTTGACGTCGATTACGGCAGCGTGACCGAGCCGTCGCAGCTGGCGTACATCGCCTCGACGGCGGGGCCCGTCACGATCTCCGGGCACAACGTCACCAACTCGGGCGGCATCATCCAGTCGAACGGCGGCGACATCACGATCCACGCCGACGACGCCTTCACCAACGCCGCCGTGTTCTCGGGCCAGGCGAGCTACTCGCGAGGCTGCTGGATCTTCTGCCACGCGAGTGCATCGAGCACGGTGCAGCCGTATGGCGGCACGATCCAGTCAGGCAGCAACATCGCGATCACCGCGGGCAGCGTCGCGCGCAACATCGGCGGCAACGTGTTCGCGCAGGGCGACATCGACGTCACGGCACCCGTCACCTACGCGCAGGGCGTGACGGGCTACTCGGCGATCAGCCAGCAGCGCGGCTTCAAGGCGTTCTTCGGCAGCACGTGGGCGCAGATCATCGCGGCCGACGTCGGGGGCGGGTTCGCTGCAAACGGCGCCGTGTACCTGACGGGCGACGCGATCATCGACGGTGGCTCGATCAGCGCGCTGAAGGGCGTGTCCGCCACAGGCACCATCACGACGGTGCGCGCGCCGTCGCGCACGCCGGTGCAGATCGGCCAGCACCTGGGACTGACGACGTGGATCGGATACTGA